Genomic DNA from Longimicrobiales bacterium:
AACTGCGCGCGTCGCTCCAGCGCCGCATCACCCCATGCCCGGAACAGCTCACCGGTTACCGGCTGCTCCGGCACGTGTGCGCTGCGGATGATTCCGCGCAGAGCGCCAGCGGCATCATACTGGTGAACTTCGTAGGTGTCGCTCGAGCCGATATAGAAACCATCACGCCCCGCAGCAGCGTGCGCCGTCCGGCCGAACGCGACCTGCGAGATCATCACCGACATGATGTTCCCGGCACTCTCCTGGACCCGGATGCTTCCTTCCATGCCGAGGTAACGCGGCAGTTCCCGCACACTGTCCGCGCTCATGACGCTGTACCCGACCGTATCGCGATGGAACGTAGCGGAGCCGGCCGGGAAGCTGCGACTGCTACGGGCAAGCAGGGTGCCTTCCTCCGTCGCGGCCTCTACACCCGTCATCACCTGGCCGGTCGCGCTTTCGGGCGTGAAGTCCCGGACGTGGGCGCCGTCGGGTCCGAGCAGGGTCACCCGACGGTTTCGCAGATCCCAGATCATGATCGTGTCGCCAGCCAGGCGACGCATGTAGCCGATATACTCGAATTCACCGGGTCCCCCGCCGCGCCGGCCGCTGCTGCGCAGGTGACGACCGGCCTCGTCATAATAACGGACCTCGCTGCTGCCGTTGTTTGCGATGACGATCGTGCCGTCGGAAAGCCGCGTCACGTGCTGCACGTCGTGCAACATGTACTCCGGTGCACCTTCCATCTCACCGATCTCGATCACCGGCTCGGAATTCAGGGTCAGCAGCTGAGGATCGGTCGCACCGTTCTCCACGATGCGGATGCCGGCGCTGTCGCGGACGACCGTGTCATCCGCGGCGCCGCCGGCATCGCCCGCGCAGCCGGCCAGCACTGCGACCCCTGCGGCGATCAAGCACAGTTGTGTCACGCGTTCATGCATCCCGGATTGCTCTCACTGTGAGCGGATCAGGTGTGAGTACTCGTTACCATGTGGTGCGATCAGTGCCCGCTCGTTGACGAGGAACCGCTCACGTGCGGCAGCAAGCGGCAGGTCCGTGTCAATGAGGCCGCGTTCGTGTGCGATCTCATCCGAGTAGCCCGGCAGCAGTATGCGGCGGCCGTACGGAATCGGTTCGTGGGCGATGCGGTTCACGTGATCGAGCAGGTTGGTCGTGCAGTTGTTGCGCAGCGTCCCGTAGAACTCCGGTCGCGCATAAAGCTCATTTGCGCGCATCAGCATGTCTGTGAACAGCGCGCGGGCCTGGCTGCGCGTAGCGCGCATTGGATAAACATACACGTCATCGCCGCGCAGGACGCGCTGGTGGATGAGATCGGACTCGTCCCCGATGGCGTACATGATCTCGTACCGCTTCATCATGCCGCGCACGATCGAGTACTGCTCCGTCTGCTCGCGGCGCGCTTCTATCGATATTGCCACATGCCGGCCGTCGTCGAAGCCGAACGACACGAATGCGTGGGCCGGGCCGCGCCGGTCGCGCGAGAACGGTGTGAGCACGTACCAGACGCTCGCGACGCCATCCAGGTCGTACGATCGCGTCTCCCACCGCGGTCGCACGTGAGTGCCGGGGCCCCATCGGAACGCGCGGACGTTCTCGATCGTAACGGTGCTCGCGCCGAACGCCGCGCGTGGTATGAGCCGCTGTTCGGCGAGCCATTCGCGCGCATTGGATGGTTCGATGGCCGTCCAGCCGATCGTCGCACCCAGGAGAGCGACGCCGATCAGCCCCATTGCGTTATTGCGCATGTCGCGTGTGCTGTCGAGGAAAACTGCCGCGAGGAAGATCGCGCGGCACGGCGGGGAAGGCAACAGAAAAGGCCGGACGCATCGCGCGCGGCCTTGTCCGGGAGTGCGGCCTGTCAGGCCTGGTGTGCGTTACCGGCTGCCAGCTGCTCTTCCTCGGGCAGCTTCTTCTTGGGCGAGTAGCGGAACCCCAGGTCCTCGTCCGTGAGTCCAGCCAGACGCAGCATCCGGTCGACCGAGTGGTGCATCTCCTCGTGGACCTGAGCGATGTCGTCCATGGCCGAGCCCGACCCGCGCTGCGCGTTCACGGCAGCGCGATTGAGCCGGCGCACGAGCGTGATGAAGAAGTCCGTCTCCTTGCGCAGCGGCCGGTAGTTGCGGTCGTTGGGAAACAGCGACTGCGTGACGCGCCAGATTCCGGCCTCGATGAGGACGAGTCCGAGTGCGACCACGAGCATCCGGTCGTACATGCCCTCGATGCTCATCACCGCGTACGCGATGAGCAGTGTACCACCGATGGTGAGGGCGAGATGGAACGATCCACGTATCCTGCGCATGCAGCTCCCTCCGGCATGGTCGGTGCCGCGCCTGGCGCCAGCGCACCGGGTCCGGATTTTTCCGCGCCACCGCTGGACGTCAACGCGCGCCGCAGCCGCAGCGCGCCGGCCGGCGCTCGACACAAACTGCAGACACCCGAGTATTTTGTTCATGCACGCTGCCTGCGCGACGCACCCGCTGCGGGCACTCCGCGCGCGGTCACGCGCCGCATGGCATTTCGGGAGCGGGCGTTCAAATTGCGAGCTGCCGCGGGGAATCAGGTGATGAACGTATGCCGTGCGGCGCCGCGCAATTCCGCGGTGCGCACGCCGGGCGCGCGACTTGCCCCAGCGGGCGCAGAGAGTACTGCGCGGTCGCGCTGGTACACCGTCGACGTCCGTCAGGCAGCTGGCGCCGTCACACTTCCAGGATACGGAGAGGATCGCAATGTTGCGTAAGGTTCTGATTGCCGCGTGCGTGGCAGTCCTGCTGCCGACCGCCGTGTCGGCCCAGTCGATCGGTGTCGGTGTGGCCGCGCGTGCAGGGTCGCTCGGCTTCGGCGGCGAGCTCGCCGTGAACGTCACCCGTTACGTGGGCGTGCGCGCGGGTATCGGCGTCCTGCCGCTCAGCTACACGGGCGACGTTGAGGACATCAACTACCACATCGACTCGACGTCGCCCATCTCGAACATCGGGATCGACTTCTACCCCGGCTTCTTCGACCTCCGCCTGGGCGGCGGCATGATGTTCATCCGGAACCCGACGACGTTCGATGCGCGATACTCGGGTACAATCAACATCAATGGTCAGGCGTACACGGATGCCGAGGTCGGCGAGCTGACAGGCGACCTGGACCATGGCGACTCCGCGCCGTATGTGGTGCTCGGACTGGGGCGCCAGACGAACAGGGGTATCGGCATCTTCCTCGACCTCGGCGCCGGGTTCCTGGAGGAGCAGCGCTTCACATACACGGCGACGGGTGCCGCAGCCAGTGATCCGACCTTCAATGCCAACCTGGAGGCCGAGGCACGCGAGGTCGAGGACAACGTCAACAAGTATGTGAAGGTCTATCCGATCCTGTCGGCGGGCATCCGCTACGGCATCAGGTAGTCGACATGTGGACGGCGCGCACGCGGTCGATCGTGTCCGCGTGCGCGGCCGTCTTGTCATCGCGGTAGCGCTTCACCCGCGCGAACCGCAGAGCGACGCCGCCCGGATAGCGCGGACTCGCCTGCACCCCCTCGAACGCGATCTCCACCACCAGCTCCGGCCGCACGTGCACGACGTGTCCTTCACGTCCGAGCTCGCGCGCGAGCAGTTCCCGGGTCTGCCACTCGAGCAGCGCATCGGTGAGCCCCTTGAACGTCTTGCCGAGCATGACGAAGCCGCCATTCGCGGGGTCGCGCGCGCCCAGGTGCAGATTGCTGAGCCACCCCTGGCGCCGGCCACTGCCCCACTCCGCGGCCAGCACGACCAGATCCAGAGTGTCGGCCTCCTTCACCTTCAGCCACGCACCGCCGCGCCGGCCGGCGTCGTATACCGCCTCGAGCGACTTGGCGACGACGCCCTCGTGGCCGGCGGCCTTCGCGCGCCGCATGAACGCTTCCGCCTCCGCGATGTCGCTGGTGAAGATGCGGGGAATGATCAGTGACGGCGGAATCACATCCTGCATCGCGTCGAAGCGCGCGGCAGCCGCCGCGTCGAGGAGCGGCTGGCCATCGATCTGGAGGACATCGAAGAAGAACGTGGAGAGCGGCGTATCGGCGCGGAGGCGGTCCACATCGACGCGACTGCCGAAGCGCGACATTGTGACCTGGAACGGCGCGGGCGAGCCGTCATCACGCAGGGCGATGGCCTCACCATCGAGCACGATGTCGGAGACGGGCAGCGACCGCACTGACTCGACCAGCTCCGGCACGGCCGGCGTGATGTCGTTCAGGCGGCGAGTGTACACGCGGACCTCGTCGCCGCGGCGGTGCACCTGCACGCGGGCTCCATCAAGCTTGTAATCGAGTGCCGCACTCTCCAGCCGCGACATGGCGTCGGCCACGTCGTCCGCCGGCTTCGCCAGCATCGGCTGCATGGGCCGGAACAGCTGGATGGCGAACGCGGCCAGCTCGGGCGCACCGCCGCGCAGCGCTGCACGCGTGACCTCGGGAAGGCTGCCGGCTATCTGCGCCGCACGCCGCACGGCCGTGGCGGGCAGGTCCGCCGCGCGCGCGACCGCGTCCGCCATCACTCCCTCCAGGGCACCCTGCCGCAGCTCTCCGTAGATGAGTCGCGCCAGGAAATCCCGCTCCTCCTCCGTCGCGCGCGCGAACATGTCGCGCAGGGCCGCCACGCGCGCGGCGGTAGAGCCTGCGCCGGTGATACGGGCGATGTGGTCGAATACGGCATTCACATCGTGTACGCTGAGCTGCGGTGCAGCCGCGGGCTCCGCGTCGAGCGCCGCACGCACTGCGGCGGGACCCAGTCCGATGCGCCCCTGGGGCAGGTCGCCGATGAGCCAGCTGACGGCGACCGCGCCCTCGTCGGGGTCCGCGCCGCGGACCAGGTCCGCCAGGCGCGCGATCTTGCCGTTACGCGCCGACACGGCACCCGTGTCGCGGGATGCGCGGACGACATCGGACAGGTTCATTCGGTATTCAGCACACTGGCCGGTGGAGTCCGTGCTGCGCGCCAGGCGGGCAGCATGCTCGCCACCAGTGACACGGCCAGCAGTACCAGGCTGCCTGAGGCGAACGTGGCGGGGTCGAACGGCTCCACGCCGAACAGCAGGGACTGCATGAGACGCCCGAGCAGGAGCGCTGCGACCATCCCGATGACGATGCCGCCGCCCGCGAGCTGGAGCGCACCACCGACAATGAGCTGCAGGACATCGCCGCGGCTCGCGCCGACGGCCATGCGCACGCCGATCTCTCGACGTCGCTGGGCGACGCCGTAGGAGATGACGCCGAAGATGCCGATCGCCGCGAGGAGCAGCGCGATCGCGCTGAACGCGGTGAGCAGCCGCGTCATGAAGCGATCGGTCGCCACGGACGCGGCGACCACGTCGGTCATCGGCCGCAGCTCCGATATGGCGAGGCCGGGATCAATGTCGTGGATCGCGTCGCGCACGCCGCTCGACACGGACAGCGGATTCACGGCCGTGCGCACGGTCACGGCCATGCCCGCCATCGGAATCTGTGCGAGCGGGAAATAGATCTCCGGGTCGGCCTGGGCCCGGAGCTGACCGTGCCTCACGTCACCGGCAACACCCACGACTGTCGCCTCCACGCGAGCATCATTGCGCGTCCAGCCCATGATGATGCGCCGGCCGATCGGGTCCTCGCCCGGGAAGTGACGCGCCACTGCAGACTCGCTCAGGATGGCGACCGGCATGCCGCCGGCACGGTCGGTGTCAGTGAACGAGCGACCGCGGATGAGCGGCACATCCATCGCCCGGAAGTAGCCAGGCGTCGTAACGCGCACATCCAGCACCGACTCCTCCCCTGGCGCCGGCGGCTCCCGTCCCTCGACCTCGAAGGCGATTCGCATGGCCGCGCCGCCGAGCGGCAAGTGCTGAATCGCGCCGACCTCCGTCACACCGGGCACTGCGGCGAGCCGTTCCATGGCATCGTCCCAGAACGCAACGCGCCGCTCGTCGCTGTCATAGCGCACGGGTGGCAGACCGACGCGGAACGTCAGTGCGTTCTCCGCGTTGAACCCGGGGTTCACGCTGCGGAGCTCGCCAAAGCTGCGGATGAGGAGACCGGCGCCAATGACGAGCGCGAACGCGAGACCGGTCTCGGCGATGACGAGCCCGGCCCTGGTGCGGCCGCCTGCGCGACCGGCCAGGCCGCGTCCGCCCTCGCGCAGCGACGCCGCGAGCGCGGAGCGCCGCACCTGGAGCGCCGGCGCGAGGCCGAACGCGACCGCGGCGATCATCGAGATGGCCAGCGTGAAGAGCACGACGGTGAAGTCGAGGTGCATGCCCGGCATGCGCGGGAGCTCGGGCGGCAGCAGCGCGATCATGGCATCGGCGGCCCACAGGCCGAGCAGCAGACCGGCCGCGCCCCCGGCCATGCCCAGCACGAGGCTCTCCGTCATGAGCTGGCGCACGAGCCGGCCGGCACTCGCACCCAGAGACATTCGCACAGCGAAATCCGACGAGCGCGACGCCGCCTGCGCCAGCAGCAGGTTCGCGAGGTTTGCGCACACGATCAGCAGCATGAGCCCGACGGCTCCCAGCAGGATCAGCAGCGGCGTACGTGCGTCGCCGACATGATATTCCTGCAACGGCATGACCGCACCCGTATAGTTCGGGTGGTTCATGTCCGCAGCCGCCTTCGCGAGCTCCACGATGCGCGCCACATCCTCTGAGGCCTGTGCAGTCGT
This window encodes:
- a CDS encoding ATP-dependent DNA ligase: MNLSDVVRASRDTGAVSARNGKIARLADLVRGADPDEGAVAVSWLIGDLPQGRIGLGPAAVRAALDAEPAAAPQLSVHDVNAVFDHIARITGAGSTAARVAALRDMFARATEEERDFLARLIYGELRQGALEGVMADAVARAADLPATAVRRAAQIAGSLPEVTRAALRGGAPELAAFAIQLFRPMQPMLAKPADDVADAMSRLESAALDYKLDGARVQVHRRGDEVRVYTRRLNDITPAVPELVESVRSLPVSDIVLDGEAIALRDDGSPAPFQVTMSRFGSRVDVDRLRADTPLSTFFFDVLQIDGQPLLDAAAAARFDAMQDVIPPSLIIPRIFTSDIAEAEAFMRRAKAAGHEGVVAKSLEAVYDAGRRGGAWLKVKEADTLDLVVLAAEWGSGRRQGWLSNLHLGARDPANGGFVMLGKTFKGLTDALLEWQTRELLARELGREGHVVHVRPELVVEIAFEGVQASPRYPGGVALRFARVKRYRDDKTAAHADTIDRVRAVHMSTT
- a CDS encoding DUF4105 domain-containing protein, producing the protein MRNNAMGLIGVALLGATIGWTAIEPSNAREWLAEQRLIPRAAFGASTVTIENVRAFRWGPGTHVRPRWETRSYDLDGVASVWYVLTPFSRDRRGPAHAFVSFGFDDGRHVAISIEARREQTEQYSIVRGMMKRYEIMYAIGDESDLIHQRVLRGDDVYVYPMRATRSQARALFTDMLMRANELYARPEFYGTLRNNCTTNLLDHVNRIAHEPIPYGRRILLPGYSDEIAHERGLIDTDLPLAAARERFLVNERALIAPHGNEYSHLIRSQ
- a CDS encoding ABC transporter permease, with protein sequence MEDLLNDLKIAARRLVRDPLFSVVALLTLAIGIGANSAIFTLVNGVLLQPLPYSDADELVMPHAVMRGEPLPIFSAPVFLLLRDQGRSFEGVAMFTDASATISGTGEPEQISGARISANYFDVVGVAPLRGRLFRAEENQPGSDGVVLLSEGVWRERYGAADDIVGRTVEVDGRPHEVVGVMPAHASFPEEWRFWLPQVFTEGFIAPRNALALGLSVVARLKDGVTTAQASEDVARIVELAKAAADMNHPNYTGAVMPLQEYHVGDARTPLLILLGAVGLMLLIVCANLANLLLAQAASRSSDFAVRMSLGASAGRLVRQLMTESLVLGMAGGAAGLLLGLWAADAMIALLPPELPRMPGMHLDFTVVLFTLAISMIAAVAFGLAPALQVRRSALAASLREGGRGLAGRAGGRTRAGLVIAETGLAFALVIGAGLLIRSFGELRSVNPGFNAENALTFRVGLPPVRYDSDERRVAFWDDAMERLAAVPGVTEVGAIQHLPLGGAAMRIAFEVEGREPPAPGEESVLDVRVTTPGYFRAMDVPLIRGRSFTDTDRAGGMPVAILSESAVARHFPGEDPIGRRIIMGWTRNDARVEATVVGVAGDVRHGQLRAQADPEIYFPLAQIPMAGMAVTVRTAVNPLSVSSGVRDAIHDIDPGLAISELRPMTDVVAASVATDRFMTRLLTAFSAIALLLAAIGIFGVISYGVAQRRREIGVRMAVGASRGDVLQLIVGGALQLAGGGIVIGMVAALLLGRLMQSLLFGVEPFDPATFASGSLVLLAVSLVASMLPAWRAARTPPASVLNTE